The genomic stretch ttttatttatttatttaatgttaGAGAAATATTGGATATATGTTAGATATAGTTTATATAATGTAATAGTTTTTTGTTTCAGAAATAATACAAATAGAAGATGGTTCGTAACATTACGCGTCCTGAAGATCACATTGTTGAATACCTTGAACGTCCACcatatgtaaatatttttatgtttgtatatttgttaatattattgttgttattatcgTACTTAGTATTATTGTTAATATTGtcgttgttattattattattattattattattattattattattattattattattattattatttatgtttgtttatttttttgtttctatttttaattataattttttatttgttttagaGTTCAAGAAATTTAGAATCAAGACATCTAAACCAAGATTCATATGATCCCCGAGTTGAGATCGAATTACGAGATAGTGGATTCTATCGCATATCTCAAATTGGGAGACTTGTTTTGCACAATGCACTTATAAATGCCTTAATCGAGCAATGGCGTCCAGAGACTCATACGTTTCATCTTCCACACGGTGAATACACGATAACCTTAGAGGATGTTGCAATGATATTTGGACTCCCGATAGATGGTATGCCGGTGTCAGGATTTACGGATAGCAGCACTAATGGCCTCGAAAATGAATTCATGACACAATTTGGTATTGTACCTACTGCCGTTGATCATAAAGGAAGCGGTGTCAAGCTTGCATGGCTCCGCACCCTAAAACGGCGCATGCAGTTGGACACTGCACTTGGTAGAAAAATGTACGTCAAGATACACTTATTATTGTTGTTTAGCACAAATTTATTTTGCGACAAGTCAGGAATGACAATTCACTGGAAGTTCTTACCTTTACTCCGAAATTTTTCTGACATTAGAGGCTTTAGTTGGGGATCCGCTTGCCTGGCACATTTGTATAGGGCATTATGTCGGGCATCACGTTATGATTGCAAGGAGGTGGATGGCCCATTGGCACTGCTTTGTATATGGGCTTGGGAACGGTTACCGTTCCTAGCACCGGTGCGATCGCATCCTAGTTTTCCGCTTGCGTGCAGGTAAAATTATTTCATATGTTAACATATTATCGCTTATATATTGTTTAGGTATATTATATAACATATATTGGTACTGAGTgttagagatttattttattttagctGGATGTTTTGGCACTCGCAGATTCACGGATACCAAAAGTGGACCATTTCTCACATCAGGCGTTTACTAGATGATATTCCTACAGATGAGGTTAGTTTTTTTTGTTGTATTTAACAGTGTTGTTATTAATATTGGCATTATATTTGTGTTTGTATTTATGCAGTCGTTTTGGAATGTTTTTGCAGTTTGTGTGGAACCCGTACAGTCCTGATCATATAGAAAATATTGTAGTACTAGATGATATTCCTACAGATGAGGTTAGTTTTTTTTGTTGTATTTAACAGTGTTGTTATTAATATTGGCATTATATTTGTGTTTGTATTTATGCAGTCGTTTTGGAATGTTTTTGCAGTTTGTGTGGAACCCGTACAGTCCTGATCATATAGAAAATATTGTAGTTCCAAATGACATTTTGCAGCATCGATTGATGTGGAGTGCAATTGTGCCACTAATATCGTTTGAATGCATAGGAACAAAGATTGGAGAGTTGAGCATTCTGGATACATTATGAGCTGGACAAACCGTTTGAGTTCCGTTTGAGTTCCGTTTTGGTTGGTGATCCTGCACTACACCATCAAGCATCCGATCGGTATATGCAATGGTATACAGAAGCATATGGGGCTCACCTGCGATTGACTGGTTATGTAATTAGGGCTGGCAATACATACCCTACCCACGGGTACCCTACCCGGCCCAACCCGTTCGGGTAGGGTAGGCTACCCGACCCGCTGCGGGTAGGGTAGAGTGCGGTTCGGGTAGGCCTGCGGGTAGGGTAAGGTACGGGTTTAGGGtgtaccctaccctaccctacccgcaccCCCCATATATaacatgtttttaaaaatttatatgcatAGTAAAAGAGGTGGGAGTTGAACCCTCAACCTCCTTCATGTGTAGCAAGTAAGTAACCACTAAGCCAGTTACTTACTTTGATAATATATTGCATTTGTATATTTATGAAGTtaccataaaataaaaattaaacaaaaataaaaatcatatatataattcaagatTCAGAAATCACTCATTAGAAACCCTAAAAGGCTAAGACTGGGAGGCTGGTACTCTGGTAGCGCCGTTTCTTCCCAAGTTTCTTCCCAAGCCATAAGCCTCAGACCTCAGTGCTCCATTGCCCCAACTCTCCTTCTTCATTCGTCATTCCTCTATTGCCACCACTCTTCTTCCTCCTTTGTGCTCTCCTCACAACGCCGCTGATTCGTGACCTTCTCTCCTCTCTACGCTGCTGTTCTGTTTTCTTCTTGGTATGTACTTTGCGTTTGAATCTGTAAAAATTGGGGCTTTACTAGTGGTGAATCATATGTCTTTCATTCAATGCTTGCTGTGCCCAACTAGCTTGAATTTGCTCTGTTTTCTTCTTGATACGCTGCTGCTCTGTTTTATTCAATGCTTGCtgttttttatgtataaatgaTTTTTCTGAATCTTAATGATAGTACTATTGTGTAGGTTTTACTATTGTGAAAAAAGAATGCCTTATTCTCACAGTGTGATGTGTCTCATTCAACTTTTGAATGTAAACAAAATTAAAGGAGCTTTCATTAAGACAAATCATTAAATCCAATCACCTTATATTAATTTTCAAGTACCAACACCATATATTATAATAGATTTAATTAGTAAAGCCAAAATATGTAAAAGGCTAAAAGCTCTGACTCAAAGCCTTGACCATAGTTATCTGCACCCCTTGAGTTCTTATTTGTGGTGGTTGTCATTATCTGTCTCTAAACATACAATCCATTTCGAATTTAGGATTTATGAGGAAATTTGACCGACGGATCATATATATTTTGGtcaatttcttattttatttcaaattgaTGATTTCATGTAAATGGGAAATGCTAATTTGATAAGAGTAGTATTAGATGTATAGTTAAAGAGGGAGACTTAGAATTTGGCAAAAAAAAGGAacttatttatgtaattttttttatatgataattaGCAACCTGAATAACAACAACCAATTTTTACTATTGTGTAGGCAATAATGGATAGTAGCAACATGGATGTAGTGgctcaagaacaacaagaagaaactCCTATTGAAGAAACTGCTAATTTTGTTCTAGACGAGTCTGTCTCGGGTGAAAATAGCAATAAATCTTTATTGAAAAGTGTTTATTGGCAATACTTTAGTAGATATAAAGAGGGGAAAGAGTGGAAGGCAAAGTGCAACCATTGTAAGTCTGTTCTTGGTGCCAATCCAAGGAATGGGACTACAAATTTGAAGAAACATGTGCTCCATTATTGTAAGagaataaaattaacaaattcaaGAAAATCAACAATTGCCAAATCTCTTCAAAGACATGGAAAGAATAGGTCAGATTCTTTTATATTTGATGCATCTCATACAAGAAAATTGATTGCCAAGTCCATTTGTATGCATGAGTATCCTTTGTCATATGTGGATCATGTTGCAACAAGAGAAGTGTTTGCTTCAATGCAACCAATGTTTAAGATGCCAAGTCGAAACACAATCAAGAAGGATATCTTGGAAATGTACGAAATGGAGAAGCTTAACATAAACAAGATGATGGATGCAAATGATAGTCGAGTGGCTATTACAACTGACATGTGGACTTCCAACCAGGAAAAAGGATACATGGTTATTACAGCACACTACATTGATAATTCATGGAATTTGCAAATGCGAGTATTGAGGTAATACCTTAAACTTTGCTTCTAGTATAAGATATGCTTTCTAATGCTTGATGTACTtgtgatatttttttatctgatatatttataataattttcagCTTTACTTATGTTCCTGCTCCTCATTCAAGTGAAGTTCTCTCTAATGCATTAATGAAAGTTTTGTTGGAGTGGAACTTAGATAGAAAATTATCAACTATTACATTGGATAATTGTTCTACAAATGATGCTATGATTGACGTGTTGTTGGGACGTTTAGACTCAAATTATTTGTTGTTAGGGGGTAAGTTATTGCATATGCGTTGCTGTGCTCATATTTTAAACCTAATTGTGAAGGATGGTTTCAATTTAGTTAAAGAAAGTGTGGAGAAAATTCGTAATAGTGTGGTGAATTGGACTTCAACTAGTAAAAGACATGAAAAACCTTTGTGAGTTGGTGTAGTAAGTCAGGTGTTCCCTTTACCAAAAAATTATCTCTTGATTGTATGACTAGATGGAATTCCACTTATGTGATGTTAGAAAGTGCATGGTTGTACAGAGATGTCTTTGCTCGACTAAAACAAAAAGACTCCAATTATAAAAGTGTGCCAAGTAATGAGGAATGGGAACTTGCAAAAGAAATTTGTGGtaaattaaaacttttttatGATGTGACTGAGTTGTTTTCTGGAACTCAAGTTCCAACTGCCAACATTTACTTTAATAAAGTATGTGAGATACATGTTAGATTGGAAAAATGGGCTATTTCTCCTAACCCAGTTATTAGTAGCATGGCATGTATGATAGTGAGGACGACAGTGAAGATGATAGCGATGGTAATAGTGTAGTTAATATTAGTGTATTTAATATTAGtgtatttaatattattctatttattattgttaatgaATCCTAATACTTTCTTAGTGTATTTATTCTTGTGGTTGTTCATGTCATGCAGCTACGGCAGAAGATATAGATGGGGTGGAAGGTGCGAGAAGTTTCCACCCTACCGATATACAAAGTAAGGGGTATAACTTGAGAATTGACCCAATACATAGGAGCGCAAGTAGATATACCCCTTCCACAATAAAAAAGACAGTAAAAAAATGTattaaatttgtgaaaaagaCATTTAGCAAGTAATCTTTATATTTGTTGTTCACCTATTGTTGTAAGACTGTTATTGTGGTAAGATTGCTATGGTagtttttgtttaatttaattcataatGTAGTACATAATCCAATACAAGAAGTAAATAAATGCCGAAAACCCTAAGAATTATGAGCACCACCACTAGCACTTGACCCTGGATGCTGAGGGCATCTACTTCGACTGTGACCCTGGCCTCCACAAAGCCCGCAACGCCTAGGACCACGCATATCACGCATATCCATTTCATTCAAGAAACGAATTATTTTGGGACGTCCTTTGGATACTCGCTTTAAGTGTGGATTAGGTATATGCCTTGGTCCTTGATACACAGGCCATGTTGTTGGGTTCCCTAATGGCTTAAACCTTGCTCTATACACCTTCTTTATCTCCTCCATCCTATATACGTCATGAACATATTGTTGCCAATCAAGTGGTTGGTTCGCAAAACACGCAAAGACATGACGACAAGGAATTCGATATGTCTGAAACTCACCACAATCACAATGTCGTTGACGGAGATTCACCGCATACTCTAAACCGCTGGGCATCTCGCGCACCTCAAAGACCTCATTCTGCCTATCAAACAAGTTAACTTGGATGTTTTCCGCTGCCTGCTGATTTAATTGAAGTTTGTTGATTGCATATTCAAAGAATATATGTCCCGCATTCGTTCGAGCCTCAGCCCTCTTCCTAGTGAACAACTCATTTAACCTGTAAAAAGTTGCCTTGACAAGTGATGTAATTGGAAGATTTCGCGCCCGCCTTTACTACCCCATTGATGCACTCGACTAGTTTTGTCGTCATATGACCCCAACGATATCCATTATCGAACGCCAAAGCATATTGCTGACGTGGGATCCGATCGAGTCACTGAGTGTAAGCCTCACCACGCTCACGTAATCTTGCATACTGCACATTAAATTCACGCACAGTCCTACAATAACCTgtaaaaaaaacaagaaaaaaataagtATCACCACATAACACTAACATCATTATTTAACTATAATTTACGTACCTATATTTACAATCAACTTCTGTAAATACGGTGCCTTGAAATTCCTTAAGAAGTTGGATGCTATGTGCCTAACACAAAACATGTGGATAGCTCTTGGAGGCTCCCATGATCCGTTACTACGTGCTATTGCTGAGGTAATAGAGTCGTGTCGATCAGGGATAAGCCCAATACCATCCCGCGTCACCACGTGTGTGCGCAAATGAATAAGAAAGAAGTGCCATGCATCAGAAGTCTCACCCTTAACAACGGCAAATGCAAGAGGCGCAATATTGCCATTGCCATCCTGAGAAACTGCAACTAAGAGAGCTCCTTTGTATTTGCCATACAGATGTGTGCCATCTAT from Arachis stenosperma cultivar V10309 chromosome 9, arast.V10309.gnm1.PFL2, whole genome shotgun sequence encodes the following:
- the LOC130950350 gene encoding uncharacterized protein LOC130950350; this encodes MYVVDDASMQGIFSIYQQTRAQVSVIELYVEFEELVEVNLPEPNIDWTVYNTESEEEFEGTYHIVGPAEDVDEDDIIIEPDVADVTNVLTSQHLSKEPSFMHALDLDTMNAPEFPEFVNADHVVVMDGEFVIGMEFSSRETVITAIKDYTIRRGVDYRVCESEPTTFYAKCVQYGTNCDWLIRASLIKRKFCWVIRQYNGSHTCSRTTISQDHAKINSDMIAKAIKPLVEVDPSLKVKSVIAEVQSKFNYTISYRKAWLAKQKAIANIFGGWEASYEALPSWFEAMVQKDPSAAVEIKTAPAYLGDEVVQDIRMLTRVFWSFYPSIKAFRSCKPIVQIDGTHLYGKYKGALLVAVSQDGNGNIAPLAFAVVKGETSDAWHFFLIHLRTHVVTRDGIGLIPDRHDSITSAIARSNGSWEPPRAIHMFCVRHIASNFLRNFKAPYLQKLIVNIGYCRTVREFNVQYARLRERGEAYTQLNELFTRKRAEARTNAGHIFFEYAINKLQLNQQAAENIQVNLFDRQNEVFEVREMPSGLEYAVNLRQRHCDCGEFQTYRIPCRHVFACFANQPLDWQQYVHDVYRMEEIKKVYRARFKPLGNPTTWPVYQGPRHIPNPHLKRVSKGRPKIIRFLNEMDMRDMRGPRRCGLCGGQGHSRSRCPQHPGSSASGGAHNS